One Gloeothece verrucosa PCC 7822 DNA window includes the following coding sequences:
- a CDS encoding helix-turn-helix domain-containing protein, producing MTIVTHSVTIVTLLGMIEKKDTSEITLRLLLKRADIKQVKLAELTGLSRDAIRAYVAGRRMPSLDNAALLARELGVSFKVLAQAFGIDVNNIPDDEGSSSD from the coding sequence GTGACAATTGTAACGCATAGCGTGACGATTGTCACTCTTTTAGGTATGATCGAAAAAAAAGATACTTCGGAGATAACTTTGCGCTTACTTCTCAAACGAGCAGACATTAAACAAGTCAAACTAGCAGAACTAACAGGACTATCTAGAGATGCTATCCGCGCCTATGTTGCGGGTCGTCGAATGCCAAGTCTTGACAATGCTGCTTTGCTCGCTCGTGAGTTAGGCGTGAGTTTTAAAGTTTTAGCTCAGGCTTTTGGGATTGATGTGAATAATATCCCAGATGATGAAGGCTCATCGTCTGACTAA
- a CDS encoding tyrosine-type recombinase/integrase: MTGQAASLSNSDWAKLEKHCQSDLHKFIWALLRFTGARVNEVLNLKVSDVYDNNGKPFDYILYRKETRKGKDKNHSVPVTNALHSYLAAYKPPTDGYLFPSDRTSSGHLSYEAVRDYLMKCATSAGLSHKAVKTHSGRRSLITNLISNGVDLRTVQAITGHSSIQNVIRYADSNPHRCKLALEGAYS; encoded by the coding sequence ATGACAGGACAAGCGGCTAGTTTAAGTAATTCAGATTGGGCAAAGTTAGAAAAACATTGCCAGAGCGATTTACACAAATTCATCTGGGCTTTGCTTCGTTTTACGGGAGCAAGGGTCAATGAGGTTTTAAATTTAAAAGTTTCAGATGTCTATGATAATAATGGAAAGCCTTTTGACTATATCCTTTACCGAAAAGAAACCCGCAAAGGAAAGGATAAAAATCATAGCGTCCCTGTTACTAACGCTCTTCACTCTTACCTCGCGGCCTACAAGCCCCCAACAGATGGTTATCTTTTTCCCAGTGACCGAACCAGTAGCGGTCACCTGTCTTATGAGGCGGTTAGGGATTATTTGATGAAATGTGCAACCAGTGCAGGATTATCCCACAAGGCGGTTAAAACTCATTCGGGCAGGCGCTCATTAATCACTAATCTGATTAGTAACGGGGTTGACCTGAGAACCGTTCAAGCCATCACCGGGCACTCATCGATCCAAAACGTCATCCGCTATGCGGATTCCAATCCTCACAGATGCAAACTGGCCCTCGAGGGGGCCTATAGCTAG